Proteins encoded together in one Dasypus novemcinctus isolate mDasNov1 chromosome 9, mDasNov1.1.hap2, whole genome shotgun sequence window:
- the LOC131279787 gene encoding bone morphogenetic protein 8A-like — MAARPGPLWLLGLALCALSGSGGAGPRPPPGCPQRRLGARERREMQREVLAVLGLPGRPRPRAPPAAARLPASAPLFMLDLYHATAGDDDEDGGPPPRGLGRADLVMSFVNVVEPDRALAPQEPRWKEFRFDLTQIPAGEVVAAAELRVYKLPSPRQGNRTLHVSTFAVFAQHANRESDLFFLDLQTLRAGDEGWLVMDVTAASDRWLLDGTKDLGLRLYVETEDGHSVDPGLAGLLGRRAPRSKQPFMVTFFRASPSPVRAPRAVRPLKRRPPKKNNELPHPNKLPGIFGEGRAGPVSEVTQEFGERPDQNQEVPTAPLGPELLQPTPPAAFQALSPAPCVLVTGRSALPGR, encoded by the exons ATGGCCGCGCGCCCGGGCCCGCTGTGGCTCCTGGGCCTGGCGCTGTGCGCGCTGAGCGGCAGCGGCGGTGccggcccgcgccccccgcccggcTGCCCCCAGCGCCGTCTGGGCGCGCGCGAGCGGCGCGAGATGCAGCGCGAGGTCCTGGCGGTGCTGGGACTGCCCGggcggccccggccccgcgcgccccccgccgccgcccggctGCCCGCGTCCGCGCCGCTCTTCATGCTGGACCTCTACCACGCCACGGCGGGCGACGACGACGAGGACGGCGGGCCCCCGCCGCGGGGCCTCGGCCGCGCCGACCTGGTCATGAGCTTCGTCAACGTGG TGGAGCCGGACCGCGCCCTGGCCCCCCAGGAGCCCCGCTGGAAGGAGTTCCGGTTTGACCTGACGCAGATCCCCGCGGGGGAGGTGGTCGCAGCCGCTGAGCTCCGGGTTTATAAGCTGCCGAGCCCTCGCCAGGGCAACAGGACCCTGCACGTCAGCACGTTCGCCGTCTTCGCGCAGCACGCCAACAG GGAGTCTGACTTGTTCTTTTTGGATCTTCAGACGCTCCGAGCTGGGGACGAGGGCTGGCTGGTGATGGACGTCACAGCAGCCAGTGACCGCTGGTTGCTGGACGGCACCAAGGACCTGGGACTCCGCCTCTATGTGGAAACGGAGGACG ggCACAGTGTGGATCCCGGCCTGGCTGGTCTGCTGGGGCGACGGGCGCCACGCTCCAAACAGCCTTTCATGGTCACTTTCTTCAGGGCGAGCCCAAGTCCCGTTCGAGCCCCTCGGGCAGTGCGGCCCCTGAAGAGGAGGCcaccaaaaaaaaacaatgagctgCCGCACCCGAACAAACTCCCAGGGATCTTTggtgagggcagggcagggcctgtgTCTGAGGTTACACAGGAATTTGGCGAAAGGCCGGACCAGAACCAGGAGGTGCCCACAGCCCCTCTGGGCCCTGAGCTGCTCCAGCCGACTCCTCCAGCCGCCTTCCAGGCACTGTCCCCTGCCCCATGCGTCCTGGTGACTGGCCGCTCTGCTCTCCCAGGCCGCTGA
- the LOC131279786 gene encoding succinyl-CoA:3-ketoacid coenzyme A transferase 2, mitochondrial-like, with product MAALRLLCSRLGLRARAGLSGGARGRPAAPGGCACSLATSARLRVQLYSDPAEAVKDIADGATVLVGGFGLCGIPENLIGALLKTRVKGLTVVSNTVGVEDHGLGLLLRTRQIRRIVCSFVGGNPLCERQFLAGELELELTPQGTLAERIRAGGAGVPAFYTRTGYGTLVQEGGAPIRYHDDGHPAVTSKPREVRELGGRHFLLEEAITADFALVKGWQADRAGNVIFRKSARNFNEPMCKAADTTVVEVEEIVDVGSFPPEDIHVPSIYVDRLIKGKHYEKRIERLTVREEEEEKPRDDTRTRIIKRAALEFEDGMYANLGIGIPVLASNFISPDITVHLHSENGVLGLGPFPLKEEVDADLINAGKQTVTVIRGASFFASDESFAMVRGGHLHLTMLGAMQVSKYGDLANWMIPGKKVNGMGGAMDLVSSPKTKVVVTMEHSTKAKEHKIVDKCTLPLTGKQCVNRIITEKAVFDVDKMKGLTLIELWEGLTVDDIKKCTGCAFTVSPNLRPMQQIAA from the coding sequence ATGGCGGCGCTGCGGCTCCTCTGCTCGCGCCTGGGGCTCCGCGCCCGCGCCGGCCTCtcggggggcgcgcggggccgcCCGGCTGCCCCCGGGGGCTGTGCGTGCAGCTTGGCCACCAGCGCTCGTCTCCGCGTCCAGCTGTACTCGGATCCCGCGGAAGCCGTGAAGGACATCGCCGACGGGGCGACGGTCCTGGTCGGGGGCTTCGGGCTCTGCGGAATTCCGGAGAACCTGATCGGGGCTTTGCTGAAGACCCGCGTGAAAGGGCTCACCGTCGTCAGCAACACCGTCGGGGTGGAGGACCACGGGCTGGGCCTCCTGTTGCGCACCAGGCAGATACGGCGCATCGTCTGCTCCTTCGTGGGGGGGAATCCCCTGTGCGAGCGGCAGTTCTTAGCCggggagctggagctggagctgacGCCCCAGGGCACGCTGGCCGAGAGGATCcgcgcgggcggcgcgggcgtGCCCGCCTTCTACACCCGCACGGGCTACGGGACCCTGGTGCAGGAAGGCGGCGCGCCCATCCGGTACCACGACGACGGCCACCCGGCCGTGACCAGCAAGCCCAGGGAGGTGAGGGAGCTCGGCGGCCGGCACTTCCTCCTGGAGGAAGCCATCACGGCAGACTTTGCTTTGGTGAAAGGGTGGCAGGCAGACCGGGCAGGAAACGTGATCTTCAGGAAAAGCGCCAGGAATTTCAACGAACCCATGTGCAAAGCTGCAGACACCACAGTGGTGGAGGTTGAAGAAATTGTGGATGTCGGATCCTTTCCCCCAGAAGACATCCACGTTCCCAGCATTTATGTAGATCGTCTGATAAAGGGAAAACATTATGAGAAAAGAATCGAGCGTTTAACCGTccgggaagaggaagaggaaaaaccCAGAGATGACACGAGGACGCGCATCATCAAGCGGGCGGCTCTTGAGTTTGAGGACGGCATGTATGCTAATCTGGGCATAGGAATCCCCGTTCTGGCCAGCAACTTTATCAGCCCAGATATCACTGTCCACCTTCACAGTGAAAACGGGGTGCTGGGCTTGGGTCCGTTCCCGCTGAAAGAGGAGGTGGACGCGGATCTCATCAACGCGGGCAAGCAGACCGTCACCGTCATTCGCGGGGCCTCCTTCTTCGCCAGCGACGAGTCGTTTGCCATGGTGAGAGGGGGGCACCTCCATCTGACGATGCTAGGGGCAATGCAGGTTTCCAAATACGGGGACCTGGCTAACTGGATGATTCCCGGAAAGAAGGTGAATGGAATGGGAGGGGCTATGGATTTAGTATCCAGTCCCAAAACCAAAGTGGTGGTCACCATGGAGCATTCCACAAAGGCGAAGGAACACAAAATCGTGGATAAATGTACACTGCCTCTGACTGGGAAGCAGTGTGTGAACCGCATCATCACCGAAAAGGCCGTGTTTGACGTGGACAAAATGAAAGGGCTGACGCTGATCGAACTGTGGGAAGGCCTGACAGTGGATGACATCAAAAAGTGCACGGGCTGTGCCTTTACCGTGTCCCCAAACCTCAGGCCAATGCAGCAAATTGCAGCTTAA